GCCATGTTGCTTGCCGTATCGGCAGGCACGGCGCAGATTGCGTGGGGCCAGACCGTTGCGCCTCAAGGGCCGGGCGCGCCGATCGTGAAACCGCCGCCCGCCGCCGCGTCGGGCGCGGCAAGCGCGACGAATCCCGACAATATGCCCGTCAAGAAGCCGCGCAAACCGACCAACGACGACATGTCGCACAGCCCGCCCGCGAGCGCGACGAACGCGAAATAGCGGACTGACCATGCACGCTCCGACGCGCGAGACCGCGCGTCGGAAATATGCAGCCGTTACAGCCGCGCGATCGACACCTCCGTCGATTTGACGAGCGCGACCACTTCCGCGCCGACCTTCAATTCGAGTTCGTCGATCGAGCGCGTCGTGATCACCGACGTCACGATGCCGAACGGCGTGTCGACGTCGACTT
This genomic interval from Paraburkholderia sabiae contains the following:
- a CDS encoding TOBE domain-containing protein, coding for MSISAINVRNQFKGKVKEIIRGPVVSEVDVDTPFGIVTSVITTRSIDELELKVGAEVVALVKSTEVSIARL